A genomic region of Triticum aestivum cultivar Chinese Spring unplaced genomic scaffold, IWGSC CS RefSeq v2.1 scaffold15063, whole genome shotgun sequence contains the following coding sequences:
- the LOC123177294 gene encoding uncharacterized protein, producing MASQLVESHRAGAEVHKGNDICKKKTIELLEELDLPKGLFPMDDIEEVGHNCESGFVWMLQKKKNEHMFNKLNQTVSYDTEVTAFVEKGKMKKVTGVKVEDLYSLVEVYVDESSADKVTIKTDTGLSETHDAPVFAVGE from the coding sequence ATGGCGTCCCAGCTGGTTGAGAGCCACCGTGCCGGCGCCGAGGTCCACAAGGGGAACGATATCTGCAAGAAGAAGACCATCGAGCTTCTCGAAGAGCTTGACCTCCCGAAAGGCCTCTTTCCTATGGATGACATCGAGGAGGTCGGGCACAACTGTGAGAGTGGGTTTGTGTGGAtgcttcagaagaagaagaacgagcacaTGTTCAACAAGCTCAACCAGACCGTCTCCTACGACACTGAGGTGACCGCTTTTGTGGAGAAGGGCAAGATGAAGAAGGTCACCGGGGTCAAGGTCGAGGACCTATACTCTTTGGTCGAGGTCTATGTGGATGAGTCTTCTGCTGATAAGGTTACCATCAAGACTGACACCGGTCTGTCTGAAACCCATGATGCGCCCGTGTTTGCTGTTGGGGAATAG